One Phoenix dactylifera cultivar Barhee BC4 unplaced genomic scaffold, palm_55x_up_171113_PBpolish2nd_filt_p 000026F, whole genome shotgun sequence genomic window carries:
- the LOC103713641 gene encoding probable aspartyl protease At4g16563, producing the protein MAPPLSILLSLLFSCSLFFPLSSSSSSPGPVSLPLHRLSLLPHPEPFQRLAGLANASVFRASLLKNPKTATHPARASLFPHSYGGYSLTLAFGTPTQKIPLLLDTGSQLTWIPCTASYQCRRCASLAYPAGPTAAFLPKPSSSARLIGCRNPKCSWIHSPELLSRCKDCPSSTNNSSSSGCPVVCPPYVFIYGSGSTAGVLLSETLSLPGRTVTDFAVGCSVYSDGQPAGGIAGFGRGAPSIPAQLGLKRFSYCLISRRFDDDAAERGSVVLDGARDSSADAVSFTPFLKNPSPSPSAADLSAFSVYYYVGLRKITVGGKKVKIPYSTLVPGPDGNGGTIVDSGTTFTYMEPAVLEPVAAAFTDRLAGRLNRSTTVERQTGLRPCFAVPPVAAAKKLELPEMVLHFKGGAEMRLPVENYFAFVGESREAAAVCLTVVSDGGVAGGPAIILGSFQQQNYYMVYDLQRERLGFRRQSCIGS; encoded by the coding sequence ATGGCTCCTCCACTTTctatcctcctctctctcttattcTCCTGCTcgctcttctttcctctctcctcctcctcgtcttcTCCAGGCCCCGTGTCTCTCCCACTCCACCGCCTCTCCCTCCTTCCCCACCCGGAGCCGTTCCAGAGGCTCGCGGGGCTCGCGAACGCCTCCGTGTTCCGCGCCTCCCTCCTCAAAAATCCCAAAACTGCCACTCACCCCGCCCGTGCCTCGCTGTTCCCCCACTCCTACGGCGGCTACTCCCTCACGCTCGCTTTCGGTACCCCTACCCAGAAAATCCCCCTCCTCCTGGACACCGGCAGCCAGCTCACCTGGATCCCCTGCACGGCGTCCTACCAATGCCGCCGCTGCGCCTCCCTGGCCTATCCCGCCGGCCCCACCGCCGCCTTCCTCCCcaagccctcctcctccgcccgcCTCATCGGATGCCGGAACCCCAAGTGCTCCTGGATCcactcgccggagctcctctcCCGCTGCAAGGACTGCCCCTCCTCCACCAATAATTCCTCCTCATCTGGCTGCCCCGTGGTTTGCCCGCCCTATGTTTTCATCTACGGATCCGGCTCCACCGCCGGCGTCCTCCTCTCCgagaccctctccctccccggcCGCACCGTCACCGACTTCGCCGTTGGCTGCTCTGTCTACTCCGACGGCCAGCCTGCCGGCGGCATCGCCGGATTCGGCCGCGGCGCCCCCTCCATCCCCGCCCAGCTCGGCCTCAAGCGCTTCTCCTACTGCCTCATCTCCCGTCGCTTCGACGACGACGCCGCCGAGAGAGGCTCCGTCGTCCTCGACGGCGCCCGCGACTCCAGCGCCGACGCCGTCTCCTTCACCCCTTTCCTCAAAAACCCCTCCCCCTCGCCCTCCGCCGCCGACCTATCGGCCTTCTCCGTCTACTACTACGTGGGGCTCCGCAAGATCACCGTCGGCGGGAAGAAGGTCAAGATCCCGTACTCGACGCTCGTCCCGGGGCCCGACGGCAACGGCGGCACGATCGTGGACTCCGGCACTACCTTCACCTACATGGAGCCGGCGGTGTTGGAGCCCGTGGCCGCGGCGTTCACGGATCGGCTGGCCGGGCGGTTGAACCGGTCTACCACCGTGGAGCGGCAGACGGGGTTGCGCCCCTGCTTCGCGGTGCCGCCGGTGGCGGCAGCGAAGAAGCTGGAACTGCCGGAGATGGTGCTCCACTTCAAGGGCGGAGCGGAGATGCGGCTTCCGGTAGAGAACTACTTCGCCTTCGTCGGGGAGTCGCGGGAGGCGGCGGCGGTCTGCCTCACCGTCGTCTCTGACGGCGGCGTCGCCGGCGGTCCGGCGATCATTTTGGGGAGTTTTCAGCAGCAGAATTACTACATGGTTTACGATTTGCAGAGGGAGCGCTTGGGGTTCCGGCGGCAGTCGTGTATCGGCTCGTAG